The Verrucomicrobiota bacterium genome window below encodes:
- a CDS encoding polyprenyl synthetase family protein gives MPSRPRVADFQLDSFLSTKTSHVNQALDAWLPSEKAKPATLHRAMRYSLFAGGKRMRPALCLAAAEACGGGEKDAMPLACAVECIHTYSLIHDDLPCMDDDDFRRGKPTNHKVFGEGIAVLAGDALLTQAFELAVRCRGWSRYPHSQIVLEIARASGSLQLIAGQVADLEGEGQPLSLAELRYIHERKTSALLCCSVRLGGMSANCSPAQLKALTGFGFKVGLAFQIIDDILDVTQTSEQLGKTAGKDTAARKATYPSIVGLEKSRALAKSLTRQAYASLKPFGSRAGVLLALAQFLLERQK, from the coding sequence ATGCCTTCCAGGCCTCGAGTCGCTGACTTTCAATTGGATTCTTTTCTTTCCACCAAGACGAGCCATGTCAATCAAGCCCTGGATGCCTGGCTTCCTTCCGAAAAAGCCAAACCGGCCACGCTGCATCGCGCGATGCGCTATTCCCTCTTCGCGGGGGGGAAACGGATGCGCCCGGCGCTTTGCCTGGCCGCCGCGGAGGCTTGCGGGGGCGGCGAAAAAGATGCCATGCCTCTGGCGTGCGCGGTCGAATGCATCCACACCTATTCCCTGATCCATGACGACCTGCCGTGCATGGACGACGACGACTTCCGGCGCGGCAAGCCGACCAATCACAAAGTCTTCGGTGAAGGCATTGCCGTGCTGGCCGGCGATGCGCTCCTCACCCAGGCCTTTGAACTGGCCGTCCGATGCCGGGGTTGGAGTCGTTATCCTCATTCGCAAATCGTGCTCGAAATCGCCCGGGCTTCAGGAAGTCTCCAACTCATTGCCGGTCAAGTGGCCGATTTGGAAGGCGAAGGACAACCGCTGAGCCTTGCCGAACTCCGTTACATTCACGAGCGAAAAACCTCCGCGCTCCTGTGCTGCTCGGTCCGCCTGGGCGGCATGAGCGCCAATTGCAGCCCCGCTCAACTGAAGGCGCTGACCGGGTTCGGTTTCAAAGTCGGTCTCGCCTTTCAGATCATCGACGACATTCTTGATGTGACGCAAACCTCAGAGCAACTCGGCAAAACGGCGGGAAAAGACACCGCCGCCCGGAAGGCGACCTACCCGTCCATTGTCGGGCTCGAGAAGTCCCGCGCCCTGGCGAAGTCTCTGACGCGACAAGCTTACGCCAGCCTGAAACCTTTCGGAAGCCGGGCCGGCGTACTGCTGGCGCTCGCCCAATTCCTCCTCGAGCGGCAGAAGTAG